One region of Streptomyces sp. NBC_00442 genomic DNA includes:
- a CDS encoding lytic polysaccharide monooxygenase auxiliary activity family 9 protein, which translates to MRKKQRLGAVVVGLAVAGASLLATGSASSHGYTDQPISRQKVCANGTVKNCGDIQWEPQSVEGPKGFPASGPADGTICAGGNSRFAELDDPRGGTGWPTTQLTGGQTYTFRWQFTARHATTDFRYYLTKQGWNPAQKLTRAALDTQPFLTVPYGGKQPPATVSHQGTIPTGRTGRQMIVAVWTIADTGNAFYACSDVQF; encoded by the coding sequence ATGCGAAAGAAGCAGCGGCTCGGTGCCGTCGTGGTGGGACTCGCCGTCGCCGGCGCGTCCCTGCTCGCGACCGGCAGCGCGAGCAGCCACGGCTACACCGACCAGCCGATCAGCAGGCAGAAGGTCTGCGCCAACGGCACGGTCAAGAACTGCGGCGACATCCAGTGGGAGCCGCAGTCCGTCGAGGGCCCCAAGGGCTTTCCCGCGTCCGGCCCGGCCGACGGCACCATCTGCGCGGGCGGCAACAGCAGGTTCGCCGAGCTGGACGACCCGCGCGGCGGTACCGGCTGGCCCACGACACAACTGACGGGTGGCCAGACCTACACGTTCCGCTGGCAGTTCACCGCCCGCCACGCGACGACCGACTTCCGGTACTACCTCACCAAGCAGGGCTGGAACCCGGCCCAGAAGCTGACCAGGGCCGCACTCGACACCCAGCCGTTCCTCACCGTTCCCTACGGCGGCAAGCAGCCGCCCGCCACGGTCTCCCACCAGGGAACCATCCCCACCGGCCGGACCGGGCGCCAGATGATCGTCGCCGTGTGGACGATCGCGGACACCGGAAACGCCTTCTACGCCTGCTCGGACGTTCAGTTCTGA
- a CDS encoding AMP-binding protein, translating to MTKRASIAAYVQRQWGDRRTALRCGDLELTHHQVAAGAAARAALLAELLPRGAEPHLGVLLDNTPEFALWLSAAALAGAAVAGINPTRRGPELARDILHTECAVLVTGRAHLPLLDGLELPGVRVLVTDTEAYDQLLAPYRGATPGDATVGPVGPRSRLLLYFTSGSTGAPKAAICTQGRLAAAGESLASHFALGREDVHYICMPLFHGNAVIANWAPALTTGATVALRDRFSASGFLDDVRAYGATYFTYVGRAVQYLLATPARPDDRAHTLRTGFGTEAGAADADRFAARFGVRLVEGYGSSEGGAAIQRTPGTPPGAIGGAAPGSDLAVVDPETGRDCETARFDAAGRLLNGAAAIGELVNRAPNPFEGYWRNPAAEAERRRGGWYWTGDLFFRDADGFLYFAARADDRLRVDSENLAAAMIENILARWEPVRGVAVYAVPDPVTGDQVMAALALPDPTSFDPAAFAEFLAAQTDLGTKMAPRFVRVMAGLPVTATNKVWRAGLRGEGFWSGGIVWWRPPGDSAYRRLTSTDLAAALPRS from the coding sequence ATGACGAAGAGGGCGTCGATCGCCGCGTACGTACAGCGCCAATGGGGCGACCGGCGGACCGCGCTGCGCTGCGGCGACCTGGAGCTCACCCACCACCAGGTCGCCGCGGGCGCTGCCGCCCGTGCGGCCCTCCTCGCCGAGCTGCTGCCCCGGGGCGCCGAGCCGCACCTCGGAGTACTGCTCGACAACACCCCCGAATTCGCGCTCTGGCTCAGCGCGGCGGCCCTCGCCGGGGCCGCCGTGGCGGGCATCAACCCGACCCGGCGCGGGCCCGAGCTGGCCCGCGACATCCTGCACACCGAATGCGCGGTCCTGGTCACCGGCCGCGCCCACCTTCCCCTGCTCGACGGGCTCGAACTGCCCGGCGTACGGGTCCTGGTGACCGACACCGAGGCGTACGACCAGCTGCTCGCCCCGTACCGGGGGGCGACGCCGGGCGATGCGACGGTGGGGCCGGTCGGGCCGCGGAGCCGGCTCCTGCTGTACTTCACGTCCGGCTCGACCGGCGCCCCCAAGGCCGCGATCTGCACCCAGGGCCGGCTCGCGGCGGCCGGCGAGTCGCTCGCCTCCCACTTCGCGCTCGGCCGCGAGGACGTCCACTACATCTGCATGCCGCTGTTCCACGGCAACGCGGTGATCGCCAACTGGGCCCCGGCGCTGACGACCGGCGCGACGGTGGCGCTCCGCGACCGCTTCTCGGCGTCGGGCTTCCTCGACGACGTACGGGCGTACGGCGCCACGTACTTCACCTATGTGGGCCGGGCGGTCCAGTACCTGCTGGCCACCCCGGCCCGGCCGGACGACCGCGCGCACACCCTGCGGACCGGGTTCGGCACCGAGGCCGGGGCGGCCGACGCGGACCGGTTCGCCGCACGGTTCGGCGTGCGGCTCGTCGAGGGGTACGGGTCCTCCGAGGGCGGGGCGGCGATCCAGCGCACCCCGGGCACACCGCCGGGCGCGATCGGCGGGGCCGCGCCGGGCAGCGACCTCGCGGTGGTCGACCCCGAGACGGGCCGCGACTGCGAGACGGCCCGCTTCGACGCGGCCGGCCGGCTCCTCAACGGGGCCGCCGCGATAGGGGAGTTGGTGAACCGTGCGCCCAACCCCTTCGAGGGCTACTGGCGCAACCCGGCCGCGGAGGCGGAACGGCGCCGGGGCGGCTGGTACTGGACGGGTGACCTGTTCTTCCGCGACGCGGACGGCTTCCTCTACTTCGCGGCGCGCGCCGACGACCGGCTGCGGGTCGACAGCGAGAACCTGGCCGCCGCGATGATCGAGAACATCCTCGCGCGCTGGGAGCCGGTGCGCGGCGTGGCGGTGTACGCGGTGCCCGACCCCGTGACGGGCGACCAGGTGATGGCGGCCCTCGCCCTGCCGGACCCGACCTCCTTCGACCCCGCCGCCTTCGCCGAATTCCTCGCCGCCCAAACCGACTTGGGTACGAAGATGGCGCCGCGGTTCGTGCGGGTGATGGCGGGGCTGCCGGTGACGGCGACGAACAAGGTGTGGCGGGCGGGGTTGCGGGGGGAGGGGTTCTGGTCGGGCGGGATCGTCTGGTGGCGCCCCCCGGGAGACTCGGCGTACCGCCGCCTGACCTCCACCGACCTGGCCGCGGCTCTGCCCCGGTCCTGA